In the genome of Candidatus Ruthia magnifica str. Cm (Calyptogena magnifica), one region contains:
- the ruvX gene encoding Holliday junction resolvase RuvX, which yields MNISAYLGFDVGTKRTGIAIANSLTMQATGIKVIKHHKNGSTNWVAFNEVISAHNINKFVVGLPFNQQGKEQTMTFIAKSFGNKLKNRYQIEVEFIDEYLSSNEAKKLLKYNHHHHNAQRDDVDKQSSQLILQTWLNEKRFD from the coding sequence GTGAATATTAGCGCTTATTTGGGATTTGATGTTGGCACTAAGCGCACTGGTATTGCAATCGCCAATAGTTTAACCATGCAAGCAACGGGTATCAAGGTAATTAAGCACCATAAAAATGGCTCAACCAATTGGGTGGCATTTAATGAAGTTATTAGTGCTCATAATATTAACAAGTTCGTCGTTGGCTTGCCATTTAACCAACAAGGTAAAGAGCAGACAATGACTTTTATTGCCAAATCGTTTGGCAATAAGTTAAAAAATCGCTACCAAATTGAGGTTGAGTTTATCGATGAATATTTATCCTCAAATGAGGCCAAAAAACTTTTAAAATACAATCATCATCATCACAACGCGCAACGTGACGATGTCGACAAACAATCATCACAGTTAATATTACAAACATGGCTCAATGAAAAAAGATTTGATTAG
- a CDS encoding lytic murein transglycosylase: MLRFIYFLLMTSLVYADDTQGLSNTYSFEQFLSNIRFQATKLGISQTTLNNAFNDLTPNPKVLEYDRNQAEFNLNFWRYLNLRVNQNRLDKGMEKLQQYQKYLQENYKKYGVPSQIVVAFWGLETNYGKNVGKMHLIRSLATLSFDKRRREFFTHELLTLLKLIDEKKLPLNAQGSWAGAMGNMQFIPTNVAAYAIDANTDGKIDLWHTQADILASAAHFLKKNGWHQGERWGREVNIPKAFNYHLANLSTKKTVNEWQTLGIRTIYNTNLPNSTMQASLILPMGYNGPAFLVYQNFHAILRWNHSILYALSVGHLSDRLIGANQLFAKSITEPSLSRNNIKQIQTTLNQLGFDTGEPDGIPGPRTRHAARAYQKENDLPIDGYVGYQLLQQLQ; encoded by the coding sequence ATGTTAAGATTTATTTATTTTTTACTGATGACATCTCTTGTATATGCAGATGATACCCAAGGTTTATCTAATACGTATAGTTTTGAACAATTCTTAAGCAATATTCGTTTTCAAGCTACAAAATTAGGCATCTCGCAAACCACACTTAATAACGCTTTTAATGATTTAACGCCAAATCCAAAAGTATTAGAATATGACCGTAACCAAGCAGAATTTAATCTTAATTTTTGGCGTTACCTAAACTTAAGAGTGAATCAAAATAGGCTTGACAAAGGCATGGAAAAGCTTCAACAATACCAAAAATACCTACAAGAAAATTATAAAAAATACGGCGTACCATCACAAATTGTTGTGGCTTTTTGGGGTTTAGAAACCAATTATGGTAAAAATGTTGGCAAAATGCATCTAATTCGTTCGCTTGCCACATTAAGTTTTGACAAGCGCCGACGTGAGTTTTTTACACATGAATTATTAACTTTACTCAAATTGATTGATGAAAAAAAACTGCCTTTAAATGCCCAAGGCTCTTGGGCAGGAGCAATGGGAAATATGCAATTTATACCCACCAATGTCGCCGCTTACGCTATAGATGCTAACACTGACGGAAAAATTGATTTGTGGCACACACAAGCAGACATTCTTGCAAGTGCAGCACATTTTCTAAAAAAAAATGGTTGGCACCAAGGTGAACGTTGGGGGCGTGAGGTTAACATTCCTAAAGCTTTTAATTATCATCTGGCAAATTTAAGCACTAAAAAAACAGTCAATGAATGGCAAACATTAGGTATACGTACAATTTATAACACCAATTTACCCAATTCAACCATGCAAGCTTCGCTCATATTGCCTATGGGCTATAATGGTCCAGCGTTTTTAGTTTATCAAAACTTTCACGCCATTCTTAGGTGGAATCATTCAATTTTATATGCATTATCTGTGGGACATTTGTCTGATCGTTTAATCGGTGCAAATCAATTATTTGCAAAATCTATTACCGAGCCTTCACTGAGTCGGAATAATATTAAACAAATTCAAACCACACTAAACCAACTTGGCTTTGATACAGGTGAACCTGATGGCATTCCAGGCCCCAGGACCCGTCATGCAGCGCGAGCCTACCAAAAAGAAAACGACTTACCGATTGATGGCTACGTTGGCTATCAATTATTACAACAACTTCAGTGA
- the nusA gene encoding transcription termination factor NusA, whose product MDGKELFLMVEAISNEKNISKEEVLESLEEALAIATKKRNNIDAYVEINRQTGEFLTFRQWMVVADGETFVDDDGTEFDSELHVYAKDASGVAVDDYVRKPIETQKFGRIAAQIVKQVIVQKVREAEREVIVNDYSSRIGEVVMVTVKRVDRGNVYVDTGGGVDGMIPKFDLIPNESVRKNDRLRAYIKEVKPSVRGAQIFLSRSMPEMMIELFKMEVPEISEGVIEIMGGSRDPGLRSKLAVRAKDRRIDPIGSCIGMRGARVQAVSNELNAERVDIILWDEDHAQFVINAMAPAQVSSIIVDEDKHSMDIAVEDDQLALAIGRGGQNIKLASRLTGWRLNVMSTTQADEKQAQETLKISDKLADQLGVDSEVAGVLIEEGFGSVGELVDADAQVLENIEEFDASMVEELQERASDAQLVQALGDAEASELLMSVEGVGEDLASALIEADIVTVDDLAELSIDDLLDIQNMDTEIASSVIMIARENEGWF is encoded by the coding sequence ATGGACGGCAAAGAATTATTTTTGATGGTTGAGGCAATTTCAAACGAGAAAAACATTTCTAAAGAAGAGGTGCTTGAGTCGTTAGAAGAAGCATTGGCTATTGCTACAAAAAAACGTAATAATATTGATGCATATGTTGAAATTAACAGACAGACGGGCGAATTTTTAACCTTTAGGCAGTGGATGGTTGTGGCAGATGGTGAGACATTTGTTGATGATGATGGCACTGAGTTTGATTCAGAATTACATGTTTATGCAAAAGATGCGAGTGGTGTAGCGGTTGATGATTATGTACGTAAGCCAATTGAAACACAAAAGTTTGGTCGTATTGCAGCGCAAATTGTTAAGCAAGTGATTGTCCAAAAGGTTCGTGAGGCAGAAAGAGAGGTGATTGTTAATGATTATTCCTCTCGTATTGGCGAGGTGGTTATGGTCACGGTTAAACGTGTTGATAGAGGCAATGTTTATGTGGATACGGGTGGTGGCGTTGATGGCATGATTCCTAAATTTGACCTCATTCCTAATGAATCAGTGCGTAAAAATGACCGTTTAAGGGCCTATATTAAAGAGGTGAAACCCTCTGTTCGTGGTGCGCAAATTTTCCTATCACGTAGTATGCCTGAAATGATGATTGAGCTGTTTAAAATGGAAGTGCCTGAAATTTCTGAAGGCGTGATTGAAATCATGGGCGGTAGTAGAGACCCGGGTTTGCGCTCGAAACTAGCAGTTAGAGCTAAAGATAGACGTATAGACCCCATTGGTTCTTGCATTGGTATGCGTGGCGCACGTGTTCAGGCGGTGTCAAATGAGCTGAATGCTGAGCGTGTTGATATCATTCTTTGGGACGAAGATCATGCACAATTTGTGATTAATGCAATGGCGCCTGCGCAGGTGAGTTCAATTATTGTTGATGAAGATAAGCACTCAATGGACATCGCAGTTGAGGATGATCAGTTAGCATTAGCCATTGGTCGTGGTGGTCAAAACATTAAGCTTGCCTCTCGTTTAACTGGTTGGAGATTAAATGTGATGTCAACAACTCAAGCTGATGAAAAACAAGCACAGGAAACGTTAAAAATTAGCGATAAACTTGCCGACCAATTAGGCGTTGATTCTGAAGTGGCAGGCGTGTTAATTGAAGAAGGGTTTGGTAGTGTGGGTGAGTTGGTTGATGCAGATGCACAAGTATTAGAAAACATAGAAGAGTTTGACGCATCAATGGTTGAAGAACTTCAAGAGCGCGCATCAGATGCACAATTAGTGCAGGCTTTGGGAGATGCTGAGGCTTCTGAGCTACTAATGAGTGTTGAAGGAGTTGGTGAGGACTTGGCAAGTGCATTAATTGAAGCAGATATTGTTACTGTTGATGACTTGGCAGAGTTGTCTATTGATGACTTGCTCGATATTCAAAACATGGATACTGAAATAGCATCTAGTGTTATCATGATTGCAAGAGAAAATGAAGGATGGTTTTAA
- the gshB gene encoding glutathione synthase yields MKKIKIAVLMNDISTINPKKDSSLAMMLEASKRGWEIYTFDTTDLFAQDGLVFADCAKTTVSNNLDHWFERKTNVVMTLDEFDVILMRKDPPFDMTYIYSTYLLEQAENKGVLVVNKPQSLRDANEKLFALNFPHCMPKTLVSANQNKIKAFIKTQNTAVIKPLDGMGGYDIFKLESYDITIDAVLKRLTNNGKHPIMAQAFLPDIDKGDKRILLINGKPVDYALARIPAKGNFKGNLAAGAKGVGQLLSDRDRYLCEQIAPTLKTKGLIFVGLDVIGDYITEINVTSPTCIRELDTQFNLNIAGELLNVIEQKISTNRY; encoded by the coding sequence ATGAAAAAAATAAAAATTGCCGTATTAATGAATGATATTAGCACTATTAATCCAAAAAAAGATTCTTCCTTAGCCATGATGTTAGAAGCATCAAAACGAGGTTGGGAGATTTACACCTTTGATACCACTGATTTATTTGCTCAAGATGGCCTAGTATTTGCCGATTGTGCAAAAACCACAGTTAGTAATAATCTTGATCATTGGTTTGAAAGAAAAACTAATGTAGTTATGACACTTGATGAATTTGACGTCATTTTAATGCGCAAGGATCCCCCATTTGATATGACCTATATTTATAGCACTTATTTATTGGAGCAAGCTGAAAATAAAGGTGTATTAGTCGTTAATAAGCCCCAATCCTTACGCGATGCCAATGAAAAATTATTTGCCCTTAATTTTCCACATTGTATGCCAAAAACGCTGGTCAGTGCTAATCAAAACAAGATTAAAGCCTTTATTAAAACACAAAATACTGCTGTCATTAAACCACTTGATGGCATGGGGGGATATGATATTTTCAAACTTGAATCATATGATATAACGATAGATGCCGTATTAAAACGCCTAACAAACAACGGTAAACACCCAATCATGGCTCAAGCGTTTTTGCCCGACATTGACAAAGGTGATAAACGTATTTTGTTGATTAATGGTAAACCAGTTGATTATGCACTTGCCCGTATTCCTGCCAAAGGTAATTTTAAGGGCAACCTTGCCGCTGGTGCTAAAGGCGTTGGACAGCTATTAAGTGATAGAGATAGATATCTATGCGAACAAATCGCACCTACACTTAAAACCAAAGGCTTAATATTTGTTGGGTTAGATGTCATTGGTGATTATATTACTGAGATTAACGTTACCAGTCCAACTTGCATTCGCGAGCTAGATACGCAATTTAACCTTAATATTGCAGGTGAATTACTTAATGTTATTGAACAAAAAATTAGCACTAATCGCTACTAA
- a CDS encoding DNA translocase FtsK, whose translation MKKINKISTKRYSKKPRTKIVSEILFIFLSAVGLIFLSALFTYSANENPYSGDVALVAPVANLSGVFGAYLSDISLSILGYGAYLIPISLIWLGWNIHKRTDQEKPKYSVTTLRFIALVTLIVFSTAFLTQNFVDTSTSGGYIGITMHRYFGILFGSAALIIYLSIMMISFSIASSTSWINIFSSIRDILNRIFTKILDIRTQSKTKKAIKTSVTSKSSTLTKIKKGKERSNKNIKKSTSYNLFNTTIVTGLPSLDLLDEPTEHTMGYSKQALKEMSQQVEIKLKDFGFYVSVTTVTPGPVVTQFEISLAPGVKVSQIMNLNKDLARALLVKSVRIVDVIPGKPVIGLEIPNTQREIISLKEILASENFIKSSSILTMGLGKNINGIPITANLSKMPHLLVAGATGMGKSVGLNAMILSVLFKAKPEEVRIIMIDPKIVELACYADIPHLLTPVITDMNQAASALWWCVNEMERRYSLLAKFGVRNIEGFNEKVKKYKDEGKPLLDSSFNSSTADEDETVPELEVLPLIMLVIDEYADMLGALAQEDRAKAKRVEMLIVRLAQKARASGVHIIIATQRPSVDVITGLIKSNIPTRIAFKVSSKVDSRTILDQGGAEQLLGMGDMLYMTPGMSHLTRVHGAFVDDGEIERVVSFLKENSETNYLDDILNTHSESDNLQDSNSTLDTSSELDALYDEAVQIVTSSGRASISSLQRRMRIGYNRAARIIEDMENSGVVSSMNKSGNRQVLAPKLMTND comes from the coding sequence TTGAAAAAAATTAACAAAATAAGCACAAAAAGATACTCAAAAAAACCTCGTACCAAAATAGTCAGTGAAATACTATTTATCTTTTTAAGTGCCGTGGGTCTTATTTTTTTATCTGCCTTATTTACCTATTCTGCTAACGAAAATCCTTATTCTGGAGATGTTGCTCTGGTTGCGCCAGTTGCTAATCTTTCAGGTGTATTTGGTGCTTATTTAAGTGATATTTCTTTATCTATTTTGGGTTATGGTGCCTATTTAATACCAATCTCATTAATATGGCTAGGCTGGAATATCCACAAACGTACCGATCAAGAAAAGCCAAAATATTCAGTAACCACCCTTCGTTTTATCGCACTTGTCACGTTGATTGTCTTTAGCACAGCATTTTTAACTCAAAACTTCGTAGATACGAGCACATCTGGTGGTTATATTGGTATTACCATGCATCGTTACTTTGGTATTTTATTTGGCTCTGCAGCACTCATTATTTATCTTAGTATTATGATGATTAGCTTTAGCATTGCTAGTAGCACTTCATGGATTAATATTTTCTCCTCTATTCGCGATATATTGAATCGTATTTTTACAAAAATACTCGATATTAGAACACAGTCTAAAACTAAAAAAGCTATAAAAACTTCTGTCACCTCCAAGTCCAGCACGCTTACTAAAATAAAAAAAGGAAAGGAAAGATCAAATAAGAACATTAAAAAAAGTACCTCTTATAATCTATTTAACACGACAATCGTTACTGGTTTACCAAGCCTAGATTTACTTGACGAGCCAACTGAACATACTATGGGTTATTCTAAACAAGCACTAAAAGAGATGTCACAGCAAGTTGAAATCAAGCTTAAAGATTTTGGTTTTTATGTGTCAGTTACTACAGTTACTCCTGGCCCTGTAGTTACTCAATTTGAAATATCGCTTGCACCTGGTGTTAAGGTCAGTCAAATTATGAATCTTAACAAAGACTTGGCTCGTGCTCTATTGGTTAAAAGTGTGCGTATTGTTGATGTTATCCCTGGAAAGCCTGTTATTGGCTTGGAAATTCCAAATACACAACGTGAAATTATCAGCCTTAAAGAAATTCTTGCTTCTGAAAATTTTATCAAATCTAGTTCTATTTTAACCATGGGTCTGGGTAAGAATATTAATGGCATTCCCATTACTGCTAATCTATCAAAAATGCCGCACTTGCTTGTTGCTGGTGCAACTGGTATGGGTAAATCAGTTGGGCTAAATGCAATGATTTTAAGTGTGCTTTTTAAAGCCAAGCCAGAAGAAGTGCGCATTATTATGATTGACCCTAAGATTGTTGAACTGGCTTGTTATGCTGATATTCCACACTTACTTACGCCTGTTATAACAGATATGAACCAAGCTGCTTCTGCATTGTGGTGGTGTGTTAATGAAATGGAACGTCGTTATTCATTATTGGCTAAGTTTGGCGTACGTAATATTGAAGGCTTTAATGAGAAGGTCAAAAAATATAAGGATGAAGGTAAGCCTCTGCTTGATTCATCATTTAATTCAAGCACCGCCGATGAAGATGAAACAGTGCCTGAGTTAGAAGTACTACCGCTGATTATGCTGGTGATTGACGAATATGCCGATATGCTTGGCGCCCTTGCCCAAGAGGATCGCGCCAAGGCTAAACGTGTTGAGATGCTCATTGTGCGCTTAGCACAAAAAGCTCGAGCTTCAGGTGTTCACATTATTATTGCCACGCAACGCCCAAGTGTGGATGTCATTACTGGTCTGATTAAATCTAACATACCCACGCGTATTGCCTTTAAAGTATCTTCAAAAGTTGATTCGCGTACCATTCTTGATCAAGGTGGCGCTGAACAATTACTCGGTATGGGTGATATGTTATATATGACACCAGGCATGTCACACCTTACTCGTGTACACGGCGCCTTTGTTGATGACGGCGAGATTGAGCGCGTAGTTAGTTTCTTAAAAGAAAACTCTGAAACTAATTATCTAGATGACATTCTCAACACACATAGTGAATCGGATAATTTACAAGACTCAAACAGCACTTTAGACACCTCAAGTGAACTTGATGCTTTGTATGATGAAGCAGTACAAATTGTAACCTCATCAGGTCGTGCTTCAATCTCTAGTCTACAACGTCGCATGCGTATTGGCTATAACCGTGCAGCACGTATTATTGAAGATATGGAGAATAGTGGCGTGGTGAGTAGTATGAACAAGTCTGGTAATCGTCAAGTATTAGCGCCTAAACTAATGACTAATGACTAA
- the rimP gene encoding ribosome maturation factor RimP produces MARVTDKITHLIELVIKDMCYELVGIEYVASGKHSILRVFIDTDKKGVGVNDCEKVSRQLSSIFDVEEPISGQYTLEVSSPGIERPLFHKEHYQRFLGANVKLRMVRPIDGRRNFFGVIGCVNEADNTFELVGELDLVILDIDLIEKANLVVDF; encoded by the coding sequence ATGGCAAGAGTGACTGACAAAATTACCCATTTAATTGAGCTTGTTATTAAGGACATGTGCTATGAATTGGTGGGTATTGAATACGTTGCTAGCGGCAAACATAGTATCTTGAGGGTTTTTATTGATACAGATAAAAAAGGCGTTGGTGTTAACGATTGTGAAAAAGTCTCTCGTCAATTGAGTAGTATTTTTGACGTGGAGGAACCGATTAGTGGCCAATACACCTTGGAGGTTTCATCACCTGGTATTGAGCGCCCATTGTTCCATAAGGAGCATTATCAGCGTTTTTTAGGCGCTAATGTTAAGTTACGCATGGTTAGGCCGATTGATGGGCGGCGCAATTTTTTTGGTGTGATTGGTTGTGTTAATGAGGCTGATAATACGTTTGAGTTGGTTGGTGAATTGGATCTGGTTATTTTGGATATTGATCTGATTGAAAAAGCAAATTTAGTGGTTGATTTTTAA
- the trxB gene encoding thioredoxin-disulfide reductase translates to MSENKHCKVLIIGSGPAGYSAAVYAARANLNPIIVSGMEQGGQLMSTMGVDNWPGDVAGVQGPDLMARMKKHAERFDTQILNDTITSVNFTKRPFVLKGETTTYTADAVIIATGSSAHYLGLESEEKFKGKGVSACATCDGFFYRGQKVAVIGGGNTAVEEALFLSNIADHVTIIHRKDKFSSEKILSNQLIEKAKIGNITIEYNHNLDKVLGDTMGVTGLRLKDNDGKTKNIDVHGVFIAIGHTPNTAIFEGHLEMSHGYIKVQSGTQGNAMQTSVEGIFAAGDVTDHIYRQAITSAGSGCMSALDAERFLGE, encoded by the coding sequence ATGAGCGAAAATAAACATTGTAAAGTATTGATTATTGGCTCAGGCCCTGCGGGTTATTCTGCTGCAGTTTATGCGGCTAGAGCTAATCTTAACCCTATTATTGTAAGTGGCATGGAGCAAGGTGGTCAACTAATGAGCACCATGGGTGTAGATAATTGGCCCGGAGATGTTGCTGGCGTTCAGGGTCCAGATTTAATGGCACGTATGAAAAAACATGCCGAGCGTTTTGACACACAAATCCTTAACGACACAATTACATCAGTTAATTTTACCAAGCGTCCTTTTGTTTTAAAAGGTGAGACAACCACTTACACAGCAGATGCAGTGATTATTGCAACGGGCTCAAGTGCACATTATTTAGGTTTAGAGTCAGAAGAAAAATTTAAAGGCAAGGGTGTGTCTGCTTGTGCAACGTGCGATGGATTTTTCTATCGTGGGCAAAAGGTGGCAGTGATTGGTGGCGGTAATACCGCAGTTGAAGAAGCGTTATTTTTGTCAAATATTGCCGATCACGTTACTATTATCCATCGTAAGGATAAATTTTCTTCTGAAAAGATTTTATCTAACCAGTTAATTGAAAAGGCAAAAATAGGTAATATTACGATCGAATATAATCATAACCTTGATAAGGTATTGGGTGATACCATGGGTGTAACAGGGCTTCGTTTAAAAGATAATGATGGCAAGACAAAAAACATTGATGTACATGGTGTGTTTATTGCCATTGGTCATACGCCTAATACAGCTATTTTTGAAGGACATTTAGAAATGTCTCATGGTTATATTAAAGTACAAAGTGGTACACAAGGTAATGCAATGCAGACTAGTGTAGAGGGTATATTTGCAGCAGGTGATGTGACAGACCATATTTATCGTCAGGCGATTACCTCAGCTGGGTCTGGCTGTATGTCAGCATTAGATGCTGAGCGATTTTTAGGCGAATAA
- the crcB gene encoding fluoride efflux transporter CrcB, whose protein sequence is MSVLLTILLIGVGATIGASMRYYLIQLMNTTLGSGFPYGTLGVNVLGSFLAGMLVVIVLEKAALREAYRLMLLIGLTGSLTTMSTLSWESIEMISLGHYGQAGLNILLNVVLSLSAVGIGTALTRYLLIS, encoded by the coding sequence ATGAGTGTTTTGCTCACAATTCTATTAATTGGTGTCGGTGCAACTATTGGTGCTAGTATGCGTTATTATTTAATCCAATTAATGAACACTACACTTGGCTCAGGTTTTCCTTATGGCACTTTAGGCGTGAATGTCTTGGGCTCGTTTTTGGCAGGCATGTTGGTGGTGATTGTGCTTGAAAAAGCTGCCTTACGTGAAGCATACCGGTTGATGCTGCTGATCGGCTTAACTGGATCATTAACAACCATGTCAACCCTATCTTGGGAATCTATTGAAATGATTAGTCTTGGGCATTATGGACAAGCAGGGCTTAATATATTACTTAACGTTGTCCTATCTCTGTCTGCTGTTGGTATAGGCACAGCATTGACCCGATATTTATTGATTTCTTAG
- a CDS encoding FAD:protein FMN transferase → MPTLLIIFIFLFLSACSADETRQTITGTTMGTSYSIKINNNYVSQLMIDRRLDEIEQIFSTWNETSELSQLNKAPINQWIKVSDELFFVLSQAKKIHKQTQGFFDSGMGRLINIWGFGTIKVQEKPSLEKIGQALAISSIEYLRLDNSRVKKLKDVHINLSAIAKGYGVDVVTNILIKKGLKNFMVEIGGEVMVQGQWTIGIEKPNHSMPIAIELQNQAVATSGDYRNYLKWQGKKYQHIINPHTGLPASTNLSSVSVIHNSAMIADAYATAMMAMGSQKAQILAQQLNLSVVLILSQQYDFKVLKIR, encoded by the coding sequence ATGCCTACATTATTGATAATTTTTATTTTTTTATTTTTAAGTGCTTGTAGTGCTGATGAAACAAGACAAACTATCACTGGTACTACAATGGGTACTAGTTATAGTATCAAAATCAACAATAACTATGTTTCACAATTAATGATTGATAGACGTCTTGATGAAATTGAGCAGATATTTTCTACTTGGAATGAAACTTCTGAACTTTCACAATTGAATAAAGCACCGATTAATCAATGGATAAAGGTATCAGATGAATTGTTTTTTGTTTTAAGTCAAGCAAAAAAAATACACAAGCAGACGCAAGGTTTTTTTGATTCTGGCATGGGTCGGTTGATTAATATTTGGGGTTTTGGTACTATCAAAGTACAGGAAAAGCCCAGTCTAGAGAAGATAGGCCAAGCACTAGCAATTTCATCTATTGAGTATTTACGTTTGGATAATTCACGGGTTAAAAAACTTAAAGATGTGCATATTAATTTATCTGCCATTGCCAAGGGTTATGGTGTGGATGTGGTGACAAATATCCTAATCAAGAAAGGACTTAAAAATTTTATGGTGGAAATTGGTGGTGAGGTAATGGTTCAAGGGCAGTGGACAATTGGCATTGAAAAGCCAAATCATAGCATGCCGATTGCCATTGAATTACAAAATCAAGCTGTTGCCACCTCAGGGGATTATCGCAATTATCTAAAATGGCAAGGTAAAAAATATCAACACATTATAAACCCCCATACTGGATTGCCTGCTAGTACTAACCTAAGTTCTGTTAGTGTGATTCACAATAGTGCTATGATAGCAGATGCCTATGCAACTGCTATGATGGCAATGGGTAGCCAAAAGGCTCAAATATTAGCACAACAACTTAATCTATCAGTGGTGCTTATTTTGAGCCAGCAGTATGATTTTAAAGTGTTGAAAATTCGTTGA
- a CDS encoding aspartate carbamoyltransferase catalytic subunit, whose amino-acid sequence MKKDLISNHIQLDDSGKLIHLLGLEGLSKQYLIHILDTADSLIDVSGNLKKSKALDDIFVANLFFEPSTRTRNTFEIAAMRSSANVINVDLANSALKKNEDLLNTMRTLKAMQIDMFVIRHKQNGLPHHVVQHLKDVSILNAGDGINAHPTQALLDMLSIRQHKKTFENLSVAIVGDITHSRVAHSDIQALKTLGTTDIRLIAPKVLQYNLAPCSVVKHFDDIEPGLKNCDVVIVLRLQKERMIEADIPNEQEYFDNFGLTPKRLALAKPDAIVMHPGPTNRGVEIDSNVADGNQSIILQQVTNGIAVRMAVMQILVNKS is encoded by the coding sequence ATGAAAAAAGATTTGATTAGTAACCACATTCAACTAGATGACTCCGGTAAATTAATTCATCTACTAGGTCTTGAGGGTCTTTCTAAACAATATTTAATTCACATTCTTGATACGGCCGATAGCCTGATTGACGTCTCTGGTAATTTAAAAAAATCCAAAGCACTAGATGATATTTTTGTTGCTAATTTATTTTTTGAACCATCAACGCGTACGCGTAACACATTCGAGATTGCCGCAATGCGCAGCAGTGCCAATGTCATTAACGTTGACCTTGCAAACTCAGCACTCAAAAAAAATGAAGATTTGCTTAACACTATGCGCACACTTAAGGCTATGCAAATTGATATGTTTGTGATTCGCCATAAACAAAATGGCCTACCACACCACGTGGTACAACATTTAAAAGATGTCTCTATTCTAAACGCAGGTGATGGCATTAATGCACACCCAACCCAAGCACTACTTGATATGCTTAGCATTCGCCAACACAAAAAAACATTTGAGAATTTATCAGTCGCTATTGTGGGCGATATCACTCATTCACGTGTTGCTCACTCTGATATTCAAGCACTTAAAACACTAGGTACGACTGATATTCGCCTCATTGCCCCAAAAGTCTTACAATATAATTTGGCACCTTGTTCAGTAGTTAAACATTTTGATGATATTGAGCCAGGGCTTAAAAATTGCGATGTGGTGATTGTATTAAGATTACAAAAAGAACGTATGATTGAAGCCGATATTCCCAATGAACAAGAATATTTTGATAATTTTGGACTCACGCCAAAACGCCTAGCATTAGCAAAACCAGATGCTATTGTAATGCACCCAGGCCCAACTAATCGTGGTGTTGAGATTGATTCAAATGTGGCTGATGGCAATCAATCAATCATCTTACAACAAGTCACTAATGGCATTGCAGTACGTATGGCAGTCATGCAAATTCTTGTTAACAAATCATGA